The DNA segment ACCAGTCCGTAGATGTCGCTCGTGCGGTCGGCGGTGAGTTGCTCCCAGGCGGCCTCGACGGCGTTCTCCTGGACGGTTTCGCCGAACGTGACCTCGTGGGCCTCACCGGCCGAGTGGGCGGCCTCGGCCACGATTTCGACGAGTTCGTGGTGGGAAACCCGGTCGCGGGCGTCGACCTTCTTCGCCACCTCGTCGGCGAACGCGTTCGTCGCGTCGGCGCCCTTGTTCGAGACGGCGGCCTGGACCGCTCGGGCGATGTCGGCCTCGTCGTGGGCTTGCGGGGGTTTCCACGACGCCTCGCGGCCGAAGTGTCTGTCGCGGAAGTTGTCCAGGATGGAATCCGCGGTCTTGCGGCCGACCCGGGTGAACTCCTCCTGGACGAACCCCGAGATGCTGTGGGAATCGGTCGCGCCGAGCATCTTCAGCACGGTGCCGAGTTCGACCCCGTGGGGGTGCGGGCGAATCTCTTTCGTCTCTTCGGGGAGCGTCGCGCCATCGGCCCGGTCGAACACCTGCTGGCCCTCCATCCCGGGCTCCTCGAAGATGATCTGGGCGTGGGGGTTGACGACCGCGGTGTGCTTGATGTACTGCAGCAACTGCTGGCGGGCACGCATGTTCGCCTCCATCTGAAGCTCGATGCGCGTCCCGTGGGTGTCGTTGACGTGTTTGCCCGTCGGCGGCGTGTCCGACTCCTTCTGGATTTCGGGCTCGTTCTCGTCGGTATCGATGATGAGCTCGAAGTACTGCTCGCTACCCTCTCGGGTCTTGCTCGTAATCTTCGCGGGGGAGCCGCTGGTGAGCTGGGAGTAGAGAACGGCCGCGGAGATACCGATACCCTGCTGGCCGCGGGACTGCTCGCGCGCGTGGAATCGAGAACCGTAGAGGAGTTTCCCGAACACCTTGGGGACCTGCTCTTTGGTGATGCCGGGACCGTTGTCCTCCACGACGAGCGTGTAGTAGTCGCCGTCGTCGCTGATTTTGACGTAGATAGTCGGTTTGAAACCCGCCTCCTCCGTCGCGTCGAGCGCGTTGTCGACTGCCTCCTTCACTGCCGTCACCAACCCTCGGGCCCCGCTGTCGAACCCGAGCATATGCTTGTTCTTCTCGAAGAACTCGGCGATGGAGATCTGGCGCTGGCTCTCTGCCAGCTCCTCCGCGATGCCCTCCTCTTCACCGAGTGTCGACTGGATGGATGGCATTCTGTGAGGGGACGTTACGTCGGGCCATTTAAAGGCTTCTCGGTGGTGCGGAGTGAAAGTGAAAGTGATGGCAACAGCGCCCGAAACGGCGCATTTCCGTCTCGCGACCGCGGATAAACCGGGGCTTGCTATATCAAATGTTGCTCGAAGCCCCTCACCGTCTTCGAAGGAGAGCGCCATTCGCTTTCGATTTCGGTCGAATCAGACTCCGTCGCGGTCACGTTCTGCCGACGCGGTCGGCGACCGCGTCGCGTCGGCGAACCGAATCGGTTCGACGAGTACCCTCGCTCGAGCGCAGAACTCTGACATGCAATAACCACTATGCGAGAAGTCGGACGGTCAGCGGCGAGCGAGCAGGTATCCGGTCGCGGCACCGACCAGAATCGTTCCGCCGCGGGTGAGGATAATCGCGATTACGCCCAGAACCAGCGGTGCGGCGACGAGGAGGAGCAGGTTGTTGAGCGCCTGCATCACGGGGTCGTGCCGAGAAGCGGGTCGAAGGGAATCCCTTCGAGCGCGAGCGTCGCGAACTCGAGGAGGTATATTGGTACCGGCAGCGCCAGCAGTCCGAACGCCCCGCTGACCGTGGCGCCTCTGAGCGGGGACTCGCCCGCCCCGAGTCGCGTCCAGAGCAACCCCGCGACCAGCGCGGTGCCGACGACGCGAATCACGTCCAGATCGGAGGAAACGGAGACGCCGCGGTCCGCCGCCAGTTGCCGGGCAGAGGTCGCGGCGACCGGGAAGGTTAATTTTTATTCACTAACACGTGTTTTAATCACCTCCGAGAACGTCCGTTGGGCCGGTGTCAGAGATGGAAGACCACGACTCGAACGCTTCACGAACCGACGATACCGCTCGAACGTCGCGCCGTCGATTCCTCGGGGCGTGTGCGACGACCGGCCTCCTGCTCGGGACGACCGTCCCGGGGTCCGGACGAACCGCCGTCGGCGGAACTCCCGCGACGAAACGAGTCGACGGGCGCAGGCGGTCGGCGGCGGCCGCCCGCGCCGAGGACCCCGCGGCCGCGGAATCGACTACCACGCCGACGGACGGGGCGAGCGTGTCGTTCACCGCCCAGACTAGCGACGGCGAGACGGTCACCGTCGATTCGGCGACGCTCCCCAAGGACGGTTTCGTCGCGATATACGAGACGCGGGCCGGAGGCGACGCGCCCGCCGAACGCGTCGTCGGCGTCTCCGAGTACCTCCCGTCGGGAACCCACGAGAACGTCGAAATAACGCTGTTCGACGTGCCCGGCGCCGACTTCGACCGGACGCGACTCTCGACCGACCGGAGACTCCTCGCGGTGGCCCACCAGGATACGGACACGAACCGGCAGTTCGAGTTCGTCTCGTCCGGCGGCACGCAGGACCCGCCGTTCGTCGCGGGCGGCGAGCGAGTCGCCGACGTCGCCTGCGTCTCGGTGCGTCGCTGCTGACCCCGGACCGACTGCGGAAGAATCAGTATCCACCGCCGTCAACGTCCGGGTGAGTTACACGATGGTCCTCCCGATACGGATGGGGTGGCGACACCTCCTCTTCGCCAACTGGCCGGTCGACCCGTCGCCGGTCGCGACGCAACTCCCGGACGCGCTCGACGTCGAAACCTACGACGGGCGGGCGTGGCTCTCGGCGGTCCCGTTCACCAACGTCGCCGTCCGCCCGGCGGGCGTTCCCCGCCGACTCGGCTTCCGCCTGCCGGAACTCAACCTCCGGACGTACGTCACCCACGACGGCGAACCGGGCGTGTACTTCTTCAGCCTCGACGCCCACGGCGTTCTGGGCGTGGTCGGCGCGCGCGTCCTCCACCAACTCCCGTACTACTACGCCCGGATGTCGCTCGAAGTCGAGGCGGGCACCGTCGACTTCGAGAGTCGACGGCGTCACCCGGGGGCGCGCTCGGTCGACTTCACCGCCGCGTACGGTCCCGCCGGCGAGGAGTTCGTCGCCGAACCGGGGTCACTGGCCGCGTTCCTCACCGAGCGCGACCGGTACTACGCCGAGGGCGCGTCCGGAGATATCTGCCACGCCGACGTCCACCACGGCCCCTGGCCGCTCTACCCAGCGGAAGCGACCGTCGAGGGTGACTCGCTCTTCCGCGCTAACGGATTCGAGCGCCCCGACGGCGAACCGGTCTGTTACTACAGTCCGGGCGTCGACACCGTCGCCTCGCCGAGCGGCGGGTGGTGACCGACCGCCGACCCGAGTCCGAACGCTGAACATCCCCGCCCGCCAAGTTTCCGCCACGAATGAGCGCCGATGGCCCCGACCGCGCCGACCCGGCGGACGTCTCCGACGACCACCCGGTCCTGTTGTTCGACGGCGTCTGTAACCTCTGCAACGGGGCGATTCAGTTCGTCGTCGACGCCGACCCGGATGCCGTCTTCCGGTTCGCGCCGCTCCAGTCGCCGGTCGGCCGCGACCTCCTCGCCAGTTGCGGCCTCCCGACCGACGAGATGGACACCGTGGTCCTGGTCGAGGACGGCGAGTGCTACACGAAGTCGGCGGCCGCGCTCCGGGTCGCCCGGCGACTCGGCGTCCCCTACTCGCTCCTGTGGCCGTTTCGGTTCGTCCCGCGGCCGATTCGGGACGCCGTCTACGACGTTGTCGCCGCGAACCGCTATCGGTGGTTCGGCCGGCGCGAGGGGTGCATGGTGCCCTCGCCCGACGTCGAATCGCGGTTCCTCGACCGGAACTAGGGGCGAGTGTCCCGCGGCCCTGGGTCCGTCCCACGCCCGGCCCGAAGAGTCGAGCGCCGAGACGCGGGCGTAAACCTCGTACCGCTTGCCCCCGTACGTCCGGCGAGGCTAATACGGTGGGGGACGACGCTATCTCGAAATCGGCGGAAGGGACCGGGGGCGACGAACGGGTGCGCGACGCCGCGATTCGCCTCGACGGCGTGAGCGTGGAGTACGACGGCGTGCGCGCCCTCGCCGACGCGGAGCTCCGCGTCGGCGAGGGCGAGTTCGTCACCGTCATCGGGCCGTCGGGGTGCGGCAAGACGACCATGCTCCGGACCGTCGGCGGGTTGCAGGAGCCGACCGCGGGGTCGGTCCGCGTCGCCGGCGACCCGCCAGAACGGGCCAAACAGGCCGGCGACGTGGGATTCGTCTTCCAGCGCCACGCGCTCCTGCCGTGGAAGTCGGCGCTGGGTAACGTCACCTTCCTCCGGAAGATGGCCGGCGAGTCGCCCGACCCCGAGGGGGCCAGAGAACTGCTCTCGACCGTCGGCCTCGGAGGCTTCGAGGACGCCCGGCCCGCCGAACTCTCCGGCGGGATGAAACAGCGCGTCGCCATCGCGCGAGCGCTCCACCTGGGGGCCTCGGTGCTACTGATGGACGAACCGTTCGGCGAACTCGACGAACTCACCCGCGAGGAGATGGGCGTCGAGGTCCGGCGGGTGTGGCGCGAGGAGGGAAAGACCGTCCTCTTCGTCACCCACAGCGTCCCGGAGGCGGTGTTCCTGGCCGACCGATGCGTCGTGATGAGCGGCGACCCCGGCCGCATCGAGGGCGTCTTCGACGTCGACCTCCCCCGCCCGCGCGACGAGTCGGTGTACGGCACCGCGGCGTTCCAGGAGCAGGTCGCCCGCGTCCGGACCGCGCTCCACGCCGGGGCCGGGTTCGGCGCGTCGAACTCGGGCACGGAGAGCGCGGGGAACGTCTCACCGGAGCGAGGTGACATCGACGGTGACCGTCGCTGACTCGCCCGCAGACGGAACGCCCGCCGACGAAGCACACGCTAACGGGTCGTCCGGTCCCGAATCGCTCGCCGACCGGACGCCCGCGGCGAGTGTCGTCCTCCCGACGGCCGCGCTCGCGGTCGGCGTCTTCGCGTGGTGGGCGGTGGTCACCCTCTTCGGCGTCCCCGCATACCTCCTGCCCTCGCCGGTCGCCGTGGCGGCCAGACTCCTCGACCGACCCGACCTCTACGTCCGGAACGGGTGGGTGACTCTCCAGACGGTGCTGTCGGGCGGCGCGCTCGGCGCGCTCGCCGGACTCCTCGCCGCGGTCGGCGTCGTCCAGTCGTCGCTGCTCCGGCGCGCGCTGTACCCCTACCTCGTCACCGCGCGCGTGCTCCCGAAGGTCGCGCTCGCGCCGGTCCTGCTGGTGTTCGTGGGGACGGGTACCGGGACCGCCCAGACGTTCGTCGCGCTGGTGGCGTTCTTCCCGGTGTTCGTCGACGCCGTCGCGGGGTTGGACGAGACGCCCGACCGCTACCTAGACCTGCTCGAATCGGTCGACGCCGGCCCGGTCCGGACGTTCCTGTTCGTCCGACTCCCGGCCGCGCTCCCCGCCGTGTTCGCCGGCCTCAAGCAGTCGGCCGCGCTGGCGGTCGTCGGCGCCGTCGTCGCCGAGTGGATTCTCACCGACGAGGGACTCGGTTTCCTCGTCCTGGTCGGCGCGGAGAACGTCCAGACGGCGGCCGTGCTCGCGGCGGTCGCGGTACTTTTCATAGAGGGATATGCGGTTTATGGGCTGGTGGCGCTGGCCCAGAAGCGAGTGGACTGGCGGTCGTGACGAACGCCCGAATTGCCGAAAAAACCGGTTCCGCGGGCTACCTCCGACGAATCCGCCGCTCGACGAACGCGGGCACGAGGTAGAACGCCACGCCGAGCGCCGCGAGCGCGAACAGCGCGGCGATCATCCGCGGCGTCTGGAGTCGCGTCGAGGCGTGGAACACCCGGTAGCCGAGTCCCGCGGTGAGCGTCAGGAACTCCGCGACCACCGCCCCGACGACGCTCGCGGCGGCCGCGACCTTCAGCCCCGCGAACGTCTCGGGCGCGGCGGCCGGAAGCCGAACCCGCACCAGTCGCGCGCCGGTCGGCGCGCCGACCGACCGCGCGAGGTCGAGGTACTCCCGCGGAGTCGCCCGGAGGCCGTCGTAGGCCGCGACCGTCACCGGGAAGACCGCGAGCGTGGCCGCGAGCAGCGCCCGCGCGCCGAGGCCGTGGCCGAACCACCGGAAGAGGAGCGGCGCGACGGCGACCAGCGGGACGATTCGGAGCGCGACCACGTAGGGCCGGGCGACCGCCGCGGCCGTCTCGGAGGCGACCATCGCGAGCGCGAGCGCGACGCCGACGGCGCCCCCGGCGATCAGTCCGAGTCCCGCAGTCGCGGCCGTGATTCCGGCCGCACCTAGGAGCGTCTGCCACTCGGCGGCGAGTGCGACCGCCACGTCCCGGGGGCCGGGAAAGACGACGGGCGGCACGCCCGACGCCTGGATGGCCCACCACCACCCGACGACCCCGAGCGCGGCGACCGCCAGCGGCGGTCCCGCGCTCGCGGCGAGTTCGCGTACGCGCGAACCCGCCCGCGTCCGCCGCCGATGTCCGTGGTTCGCTCCGCGGTCGGTCGCCATCGCTATCCGTTGGAGGTCGTCGTGGTGTTTCCGGTCGCGGTGGTCGTCCCGCCGGTCGTCGTCGTTCCGGACCGCCCGACGCGCACGAGCGAGGCGTACTCCCCGACTGCTCGGGCGTCGGTCGGGAGGTGGTCGTTGGTCCACGCCGCCGCCGGGTCGGTCTTCCCGCCGAGCAGGCCGCCGTCGCGGAGCGCCCGGTACATCGTCCGCCAGGGCTTCGACTCGCTCCACCCCCAGCCGTGCTCCCGGACCGCGTTCGAGAGGACGTACTGGCGGGCCATCTGCTCCCACTTCGCGCGCTGTACCTCGCGCGTCTCGGCGAGCGAGGGTTCGGCCTTCACCAGGATGTCGGTGGCTTTCCCGGGGTTGTTCGTCGCCCACGCCGCGCCGCGGGCGGTCGCCCGCAGGAAACTCCGGACGGTCCCGGCGTTCTGCTTCGCGTAGGACTCCTCGGTCGCGACGACGTGACCGTAGGAGGGTATCGCCTCGGCGACCGAGACGGACGAAACCCGGTTACCCTTCTGGCGGGCGACCACCGCGTCGCCGAAGACGCCGCCCGCGGCGTCTATCTTCCCGCCCAGTAGCTGCTGGACCGTGTCGTAGCCCGTGTCGACCAGTTCGACCTGCGAGAGGACGCCCTTCTCCTTCAGCAGGAGCCTCGTCAGGAGCTTTACCATCCCCGGCCCGGTGCCGACCGTCTTGCCCGTTAGCTGGTCGACGCTCGTGAGTTTCCCGCCGAACGTCTCGCGCGTGGTGAACACCACGACCGGACTCCGCTGCATCATCACCCCGACCGAACGGGGCGAGAGGCCGCGGCTCCGGACGTTGAGCACCTGGTCGGCGCTGGTGACGGCGAACGGGACGTTGCCCAGGCCGACCTGCTTGGCCGAGAAGTCCGAGCCCTGCCCGGCTTTTATCTCGCTCACCGGCGCCCTGGCTTGCTGGTAGTACCCCCTCGCCTTGGCCACGTAGTACGGGACGTGAAGCCCGCTCGGCTTCCAGTTCAACAGCAGGCTGACGCCGTCCGACTGGCCGGCCGCACCGCCGACCGCGCCCGCGAATCCGACCGCCGAAGCACCCGTCGCTCGAAGGAACTGTCGTCGTGTCTCCCCCATGTTATCCGAGAAGCTGTTCGGCTGTCAGCCGTATAACGTTTCGGGCGGACCGGGGGTGGACGCGCCCGCCGGCCCCACGTTCGATTCCGTCTCGTCCGGTCCCTCACGCTCGTCCGGGTCCGATTCGATTCCGGCGGAACGGTACGTCCCGTCGGTGACTCCTCAGCCCTCGGTCTGGTTGCCGTCGTCCGACGTGGTCGTGCCCTCGTCGGTCGCGCCGCTGCGAGCCTCCGCTTTTACGGTTTCGGTCGTGCCGGTCGTCTGTCCGCCCGCAGTGGTTCGGGTTTCGCCGGTCGCGGTGGTCCGCTGGGCCGCGGTCGTGGTTCCGG comes from the Halorussus vallis genome and includes:
- a CDS encoding DUF7282 domain-containing protein, with translation MEDHDSNASRTDDTARTSRRRFLGACATTGLLLGTTVPGSGRTAVGGTPATKRVDGRRRSAAAARAEDPAAAESTTTPTDGASVSFTAQTSDGETVTVDSATLPKDGFVAIYETRAGGDAPAERVVGVSEYLPSGTHENVEITLFDVPGADFDRTRLSTDRRLLAVAHQDTDTNRQFEFVSSGGTQDPPFVAGGERVADVACVSVRRC
- a CDS encoding YqjF family protein, producing the protein MVLPIRMGWRHLLFANWPVDPSPVATQLPDALDVETYDGRAWLSAVPFTNVAVRPAGVPRRLGFRLPELNLRTYVTHDGEPGVYFFSLDAHGVLGVVGARVLHQLPYYYARMSLEVEAGTVDFESRRRHPGARSVDFTAAYGPAGEEFVAEPGSLAAFLTERDRYYAEGASGDICHADVHHGPWPLYPAEATVEGDSLFRANGFERPDGEPVCYYSPGVDTVASPSGGW
- a CDS encoding thiol-disulfide oxidoreductase DCC family protein, with product MSADGPDRADPADVSDDHPVLLFDGVCNLCNGAIQFVVDADPDAVFRFAPLQSPVGRDLLASCGLPTDEMDTVVLVEDGECYTKSAAALRVARRLGVPYSLLWPFRFVPRPIRDAVYDVVAANRYRWFGRREGCMVPSPDVESRFLDRN
- a CDS encoding ABC transporter ATP-binding protein, translated to MRLDGVSVEYDGVRALADAELRVGEGEFVTVIGPSGCGKTTMLRTVGGLQEPTAGSVRVAGDPPERAKQAGDVGFVFQRHALLPWKSALGNVTFLRKMAGESPDPEGARELLSTVGLGGFEDARPAELSGGMKQRVAIARALHLGASVLLMDEPFGELDELTREEMGVEVRRVWREEGKTVLFVTHSVPEAVFLADRCVVMSGDPGRIEGVFDVDLPRPRDESVYGTAAFQEQVARVRTALHAGAGFGASNSGTESAGNVSPERGDIDGDRR
- a CDS encoding ABC transporter permease; this translates as MTVADSPADGTPADEAHANGSSGPESLADRTPAASVVLPTAALAVGVFAWWAVVTLFGVPAYLLPSPVAVAARLLDRPDLYVRNGWVTLQTVLSGGALGALAGLLAAVGVVQSSLLRRALYPYLVTARVLPKVALAPVLLVFVGTGTGTAQTFVALVAFFPVFVDAVAGLDETPDRYLDLLESVDAGPVRTFLFVRLPAALPAVFAGLKQSAALAVVGAVVAEWILTDEGLGFLVLVGAENVQTAAVLAAVAVLFIEGYAVYGLVALAQKRVDWRS
- a CDS encoding ABC transporter permease — protein: MATDRGANHGHRRRTRAGSRVRELAASAGPPLAVAALGVVGWWWAIQASGVPPVVFPGPRDVAVALAAEWQTLLGAAGITAATAGLGLIAGGAVGVALALAMVASETAAAVARPYVVALRIVPLVAVAPLLFRWFGHGLGARALLAATLAVFPVTVAAYDGLRATPREYLDLARSVGAPTGARLVRVRLPAAAPETFAGLKVAAAASVVGAVVAEFLTLTAGLGYRVFHASTRLQTPRMIAALFALAALGVAFYLVPAFVERRIRRR
- a CDS encoding ABC transporter substrate-binding protein, producing MGETRRQFLRATGASAVGFAGAVGGAAGQSDGVSLLLNWKPSGLHVPYYVAKARGYYQQARAPVSEIKAGQGSDFSAKQVGLGNVPFAVTSADQVLNVRSRGLSPRSVGVMMQRSPVVVFTTRETFGGKLTSVDQLTGKTVGTGPGMVKLLTRLLLKEKGVLSQVELVDTGYDTVQQLLGGKIDAAGGVFGDAVVARQKGNRVSSVSVAEAIPSYGHVVATEESYAKQNAGTVRSFLRATARGAAWATNNPGKATDILVKAEPSLAETREVQRAKWEQMARQYVLSNAVREHGWGWSESKPWRTMYRALRDGGLLGGKTDPAAAWTNDHLPTDARAVGEYASLVRVGRSGTTTTGGTTTATGNTTTTSNG